In one window of Pieris brassicae chromosome 10, ilPieBrab1.1, whole genome shotgun sequence DNA:
- the LOC123715617 gene encoding cyclin G isoform X1 — protein MRCRFTLNSHSPTMSRAGAGHPDETGVRDDPTMLYVALNDLLQMEAKFRPRLALPKDEQSGEVTIGARDGAAHVLKCLKVWYDLPADVLISAISLFDRFLTKMKVRPCHIPCITVSCMNIAIDEYAEVNKQARKVSVEELVSVSQSACTAGDVSRMSRVITDKLALLHGSAVTALHWLRLLRRLVASAAQEFGLTRPILAPSSEENLIKLLEIAICDAGCVNARTSELALVIVYHQIEQELLEWSRESPVPDEAYCLYEFAAHLQAHCNMNDASLLTTRNRFRTVLASYETRAAAPQRQRLVWRLSERTFKVLRPTDRLTSLLPTIEEQNFAVDATPTRKRSGSESSESEETSDWPRSPVLPVYCGN, from the exons ATGAG GTGCCGATTCACCCTCAACTCGCATAGCCCGACAATGTCTCGAGCGGGCGCGGGGCACCCGGACGAGACGGGCGTACGTGACGATCCAACGATGCTGTACGTCGCACTCAACGATCTGCTGCAGATGGAAGCCAAGTTCAGACCAAGGCTGGCGTTGCCCAAAGATGAACAG AGTGGCGAAGTAACTATCGGCGCACGCGATGGCGCAGCGCACGTCCTCAAATGCCTCAAGGTGTGGTACGACCTGCCGGCGGACGTGCTGATCAGCGCTATCAGCTTGTTTGATCG GTTCCTAACAAAAATGAAGGTGCGTCCGTGTCACATACCCTGTATAACTGTGTCGTGTATGAACATCGCAATTGACGAGTACGCCGAGGTGAACAAGCAAGCGAGGAAGGTTTCAGTTGAGGAACTGG TATCAGTCTCCCAATCGGCCTGCACAGCTGGTGACGTGTCTCGCATGTCCCGAGTGATCACGGACAAGTTGGCCTTACTCCATGGCTCTGCTGTCACAGCATTGCATTGGCTGCGGCTCCTCAGACGTCTGGTGGCCAGCGCGGCACAGGAGTTCGGCCTGACTAGACCTATTTTGGCT CCATCATCTGAAGAAAATTTGATCAAGTTATTGGAGATTGCTATTTGTGACGCGGGCTGTGTTAACGCACGGACCAGTGAATTGGCGCTTGTCATTGTCTACCATCAAATTG aacaAGAATTGCTGGAATGGAGCAGGGAAAGCCCGGTGCCAGACGAGGCTTACTGTCTATACGAGTTCGCCGCACATTTACAGGCACATTGCAAC atgaACGACGCGTCCCTTCTAACAACACGTAACCGTTTCCGCACAGTACTGGCTAGTTATGAGACCCGCGCTGCTGCCCCACAGAGACAGAGGCTAGTGTGGAGACTCTCTGAACGGACGTTCAAGGTGCTTCGCCCCACGGACCGATTGACGTCCCTTCTACCAACCATCGAGGAGCAAAATTTCGCTGTTGATGCGACACCCACTAGGAAGCG atccGGGAGCGAAAGCAGCGAAAGCGAAGAAACATCCGATTGGCCAAGAAGCCCCGTTTTGCCTGTCTACTGTGGAAACTAG
- the LOC123715617 gene encoding cyclin G isoform X2 produces the protein MSRAGAGHPDETGVRDDPTMLYVALNDLLQMEAKFRPRLALPKDEQSGEVTIGARDGAAHVLKCLKVWYDLPADVLISAISLFDRFLTKMKVRPCHIPCITVSCMNIAIDEYAEVNKQARKVSVEELVSVSQSACTAGDVSRMSRVITDKLALLHGSAVTALHWLRLLRRLVASAAQEFGLTRPILAPSSEENLIKLLEIAICDAGCVNARTSELALVIVYHQIEQELLEWSRESPVPDEAYCLYEFAAHLQAHCNMNDASLLTTRNRFRTVLASYETRAAAPQRQRLVWRLSERTFKVLRPTDRLTSLLPTIEEQNFAVDATPTRKRSGSESSESEETSDWPRSPVLPVYCGN, from the exons ATGTCTCGAGCGGGCGCGGGGCACCCGGACGAGACGGGCGTACGTGACGATCCAACGATGCTGTACGTCGCACTCAACGATCTGCTGCAGATGGAAGCCAAGTTCAGACCAAGGCTGGCGTTGCCCAAAGATGAACAG AGTGGCGAAGTAACTATCGGCGCACGCGATGGCGCAGCGCACGTCCTCAAATGCCTCAAGGTGTGGTACGACCTGCCGGCGGACGTGCTGATCAGCGCTATCAGCTTGTTTGATCG GTTCCTAACAAAAATGAAGGTGCGTCCGTGTCACATACCCTGTATAACTGTGTCGTGTATGAACATCGCAATTGACGAGTACGCCGAGGTGAACAAGCAAGCGAGGAAGGTTTCAGTTGAGGAACTGG TATCAGTCTCCCAATCGGCCTGCACAGCTGGTGACGTGTCTCGCATGTCCCGAGTGATCACGGACAAGTTGGCCTTACTCCATGGCTCTGCTGTCACAGCATTGCATTGGCTGCGGCTCCTCAGACGTCTGGTGGCCAGCGCGGCACAGGAGTTCGGCCTGACTAGACCTATTTTGGCT CCATCATCTGAAGAAAATTTGATCAAGTTATTGGAGATTGCTATTTGTGACGCGGGCTGTGTTAACGCACGGACCAGTGAATTGGCGCTTGTCATTGTCTACCATCAAATTG aacaAGAATTGCTGGAATGGAGCAGGGAAAGCCCGGTGCCAGACGAGGCTTACTGTCTATACGAGTTCGCCGCACATTTACAGGCACATTGCAAC atgaACGACGCGTCCCTTCTAACAACACGTAACCGTTTCCGCACAGTACTGGCTAGTTATGAGACCCGCGCTGCTGCCCCACAGAGACAGAGGCTAGTGTGGAGACTCTCTGAACGGACGTTCAAGGTGCTTCGCCCCACGGACCGATTGACGTCCCTTCTACCAACCATCGAGGAGCAAAATTTCGCTGTTGATGCGACACCCACTAGGAAGCG atccGGGAGCGAAAGCAGCGAAAGCGAAGAAACATCCGATTGGCCAAGAAGCCCCGTTTTGCCTGTCTACTGTGGAAACTAG